Proteins co-encoded in one Corylus avellana chromosome ca9, CavTom2PMs-1.0 genomic window:
- the LOC132191550 gene encoding thioredoxin-like protein AAED1, chloroplastic isoform X2, which translates to MATSSLSTTLSTNNIRSNRITNPCSKRVLPIRTLNLSRSPKHSKKTANLRQSHVIVPSAVSGSSGIETSVVSEDTTSLLDTVNVFDLNGNAIPISDLWKDRKAVVAFARHFGCVLCRKRADYLASKQARAFTEQTKFKGEVYADPTHSSYEALRFVYGVSTTFTPKAGLKIIQSYMEGYRQDWKLSFERDTVNRGGWQQGGVIVAGPGKSNISYVHKDKEAGDDPDIEDILKACCS; encoded by the exons ATGGCGACTTCTTCTCTGTCTACTACTCTTTCAACCAATAATATCCGCTCCAACAGAATCACCAATCCATGTTCGAAACGTGTGCTCCCTATTCGCACTCTCAACCTCTCTCGCAGTCCGAAACACTCTAAGAAAACAGCCAATCTCCGGCAAAGCCACGTCATCGTACCCTCTGCAGTATCCGGCTCTTCCg GGATTGAGACTTCGGTGGTGAGTGAAGATACCACAAGTTTACTGGACACAGTGAACGTATTCGACTTGAACGGAAACGCGATTCCGATTTCTGATTTGTGGAAGGATAGGAAAGCTGTTGTCGCATTCGCTCGCCATTTCGG ATGTGTCCTTTGCCGCAAACGAGCTGATTATCTTGCCTCCAAGCAG GCTAGGGCATTTACTGAGCAAACAAAGTTCAAAGGAG aAGTTTATGCTGATCCAACCCACTCATCATATGAAGCTTTAAGATTTGTTTATGGCGTTTCAACTACATTCACTCCTAAA GCAGGTCTCAAGATAATACAGTCATACATGGAAGGTTATCGACAAGACTGGAAGCTCTCATTTGAAAGGGACACCGTGAATAGAGGTGGCTG GCAGCAAGGTGGAGTTATAGTTGCAGGTCCTGGCAAAAGTAACATCTCATACGTTCACAAG GACAAAGAAGCTGGGGATGATCCTGATATTGAAGATATTTTGAAAGCATGCTGCTCATGA
- the LOC132191549 gene encoding adenylate kinase 1, chloroplastic: protein MAAITRLAKPSSSISYLRRCLSTSISSETNPLFSSRKDPKDRNVQWVFLGCPGVGKGTYASRLCSLLGVPHIATGDLVREELASSGPLSQQLSEIVNQGKLVSDQIIINLLSKRLEAGEAKGESGFILDGFPRTINQAEILEGVTDIDLVVNLKLQEDVLLEKCLGRRICSECGKNFNLASINVKGENGNPGISMAPLLPPAHCTVKLITRSDDTEAVVKERLRVYSEKSQPVEEFYRSRGKLLEFDLPGGIPQSWPKLLEALNLDDYEEKQSAAA, encoded by the exons atGGCGGCCATAACCCGCCTGGCAAAGCCCTCCTCCTCCATTTCTTACCTGAGAAGGTGCTTGTCTACATCCATCTCATCAGAAACCAATCCTCTTTTTTCAAGCCGCAAAGATCCCAAGGACAGAAATGTCCAATGGGTGTTTCTCGGCTGCCCGGGCGTGGGCAAGGGCACCTACGCCAGCCGCCTTTGTAGCCTCCTCGGCGTTCCCCACATCGCCACCGGTGATCTCGTTCGCGAAGAGCTCGCCTCCTCAGGGCCCCTCTCTCAACAG CTATCGGAGATTGTAAACCAAGGTAAATTGGTCTCGGATCAAATTATAATAAACTTATTGTCAAAGAGACTGGAGGCTGGAGAAGCTAAAGGTGAATCAGGATTTATTCTTGATGGTTTTCCTCGAACAATAAATCAAGCG GAAATATTGGAAGGGGTGACTGACATTGACTTGGTAGTCAATCTGAAGCTCCAGGAAGATGTTTTGCTTGAGAAATGTCTTGGAAGAAGAATTTGCAGCGAATGTGGGAAAAATTTCAATCTGGCATCGATTAATGTCAAGGGTGAAAATGGGAATCCTGGTATTAGCATGGCTCCACTTCTTCCCCCAGCACATTGCACGGTAAAGCTTATTACTCGGTCAGATGATACTGAAGCAGTTGTAAAAGAACGGCTTCGTGTATACAGTGAAAAG AGTCAGCCTGTGGAGGAATTTTATCGTAGTCGAGGAAAATTATTGGAGTTTGATCTGCCAGGAGGGATCCCACAATCCTGGCCAAAATTGCTTGAAGCTCTCAATCTTGATGATTATGAGGAGAAGCAGTCTGCTGCAGCATAA
- the LOC132191550 gene encoding thioredoxin-like protein AAED1, chloroplastic isoform X1: MATSSLSTTLSTNNIRSNRITNPCSKRVLPIRTLNLSRSPKHSKKTANLRQSHVIVPSAVSGSSGIETSVVSEDTTSLLDTVNVFDLNGNAIPISDLWKDRKAVVAFARHFGCVLCRKRADYLASKQDIMDKSGVALVLIGPGSIDQARAFTEQTKFKGEVYADPTHSSYEALRFVYGVSTTFTPKAGLKIIQSYMEGYRQDWKLSFERDTVNRGGWQQGGVIVAGPGKSNISYVHKDKEAGDDPDIEDILKACCS, from the exons ATGGCGACTTCTTCTCTGTCTACTACTCTTTCAACCAATAATATCCGCTCCAACAGAATCACCAATCCATGTTCGAAACGTGTGCTCCCTATTCGCACTCTCAACCTCTCTCGCAGTCCGAAACACTCTAAGAAAACAGCCAATCTCCGGCAAAGCCACGTCATCGTACCCTCTGCAGTATCCGGCTCTTCCg GGATTGAGACTTCGGTGGTGAGTGAAGATACCACAAGTTTACTGGACACAGTGAACGTATTCGACTTGAACGGAAACGCGATTCCGATTTCTGATTTGTGGAAGGATAGGAAAGCTGTTGTCGCATTCGCTCGCCATTTCGG ATGTGTCCTTTGCCGCAAACGAGCTGATTATCTTGCCTCCAAGCAG GATATAATGGATAAATCTGGTGTGGCACTGGTTTTAATTGGACCTGGTAGCATTGATCAG GCTAGGGCATTTACTGAGCAAACAAAGTTCAAAGGAG aAGTTTATGCTGATCCAACCCACTCATCATATGAAGCTTTAAGATTTGTTTATGGCGTTTCAACTACATTCACTCCTAAA GCAGGTCTCAAGATAATACAGTCATACATGGAAGGTTATCGACAAGACTGGAAGCTCTCATTTGAAAGGGACACCGTGAATAGAGGTGGCTG GCAGCAAGGTGGAGTTATAGTTGCAGGTCCTGGCAAAAGTAACATCTCATACGTTCACAAG GACAAAGAAGCTGGGGATGATCCTGATATTGAAGATATTTTGAAAGCATGCTGCTCATGA